A genomic window from Micromonospora violae includes:
- a CDS encoding acyl carrier protein, with translation MSQLTLDDLRRILETSSGVVEQTDWADPATLDAPFEDLGYDSLALLELAARVQQEYEVRIPDDAVSIMKTPRLAVDYVNQRLADR, from the coding sequence ATGAGCCAGCTGACCCTCGACGACCTGCGTCGGATCCTGGAGACCAGTTCCGGGGTGGTCGAGCAGACCGACTGGGCCGACCCGGCGACGCTCGACGCGCCGTTCGAAGACCTCGGCTACGACTCGCTCGCGCTGCTGGAGCTGGCGGCGCGGGTGCAGCAGGAGTACGAGGTGCGCATCCCCGACGACGCCGTGTCGATCATGAAGACGCCGCGGCTCGCCGTCGACTACGTCAACCAACGACTCGCGGATCGGTGA
- a CDS encoding FAD-dependent oxidoreductase produces MSDGSTDVLIVGGGPVGLSTALFLARKGIRPILVERRPRLSTIPRATGLHARTVEIFRTVGLEPAVQEAGMKIVGPGAELDLVRAGRATPLVMLGAQSLADLHKSFVMEAHDVDYDRFTPSWPIWCGQDHYEPLLFDAAVEAGAEIRFQNELVGLVQDSDGVTATVNDNGTPRTIRARYVVAADGVKSPVREMLQIGNRSNGVAGNFVSIIFRAKVDLPDTAPRFTLIYLMNQLAQGLLLFIEPGRWMFGVNYYPERGQSPADFTPERCVELARIAAGDPELEVEVESAQPWDARHMVADAYQSGRVFLAGDACHAHPPAGGFGVNAGIQDAHNLAWKLADVLQGHADESLLDSYEAERRPVGAATADQAWMLFRTRGQLADEDKAAYRDFVIVTMGYRYTSNAIVGAPADAELLPRELTFTGQPGSRAPHGWVDHNGSRVSTIDVLTEGWTLVTAPGDGTWLAAAQAVSAQTGLPIQALTAGPGGDLADDGTWLASCGVGPGGALLVRPDGIVAWRSAGPVEDQTQTLAAALATILRGA; encoded by the coding sequence ATGTCTGACGGAAGCACCGACGTCCTGATCGTCGGCGGTGGCCCGGTCGGCCTCTCGACCGCGCTCTTCCTGGCCCGCAAGGGGATCCGGCCGATCCTGGTCGAACGTCGGCCCCGGCTGTCGACGATCCCTCGCGCGACCGGTCTGCACGCCCGCACGGTGGAGATCTTCCGCACCGTCGGCCTGGAGCCGGCCGTGCAGGAGGCCGGCATGAAGATCGTCGGGCCGGGTGCCGAACTCGACCTCGTCCGCGCCGGCCGAGCCACGCCACTGGTCATGCTCGGCGCCCAGTCGCTGGCCGACCTCCACAAGTCGTTCGTCATGGAGGCGCACGACGTCGACTACGACAGGTTCACTCCGAGCTGGCCGATCTGGTGCGGCCAGGACCACTACGAGCCGCTGCTCTTCGACGCCGCCGTCGAAGCGGGCGCGGAGATCCGCTTCCAGAACGAGCTGGTCGGGCTGGTCCAAGACTCCGACGGGGTGACCGCGACAGTCAACGACAACGGCACGCCACGCACCATCCGGGCGCGCTACGTCGTCGCGGCGGACGGCGTGAAGAGCCCCGTCCGCGAGATGCTCCAGATCGGAAACCGCAGCAACGGCGTGGCCGGGAACTTCGTCAGCATCATCTTCCGCGCCAAGGTCGACCTGCCCGACACCGCGCCCCGGTTCACCCTGATCTACCTGATGAACCAGCTGGCCCAGGGCCTGCTGCTCTTCATCGAGCCGGGGCGGTGGATGTTCGGCGTCAACTACTACCCCGAGCGGGGGCAGTCGCCGGCCGACTTCACCCCGGAGCGCTGCGTCGAGCTGGCCCGCATCGCCGCAGGCGACCCCGAGCTGGAGGTCGAGGTCGAATCGGCCCAGCCCTGGGACGCGCGGCACATGGTCGCCGACGCGTACCAGTCGGGGCGGGTATTCCTCGCCGGCGACGCCTGTCACGCCCACCCGCCGGCCGGCGGCTTCGGCGTCAACGCCGGCATCCAGGACGCCCACAACCTGGCCTGGAAACTCGCCGACGTGCTCCAGGGCCACGCCGACGAGAGCCTGCTCGACTCCTACGAGGCCGAGCGTCGTCCGGTCGGTGCCGCGACCGCCGACCAGGCGTGGATGCTGTTCCGCACCCGGGGGCAGCTCGCCGACGAGGACAAGGCCGCCTACCGGGACTTCGTCATCGTGACGATGGGCTACCGGTACACCTCGAACGCGATCGTCGGGGCGCCCGCCGACGCCGAGCTGCTGCCCCGCGAGCTCACCTTCACCGGCCAACCCGGATCGCGTGCGCCGCACGGCTGGGTCGACCACAACGGCAGTCGCGTGTCCACGATCGACGTGCTGACCGAGGGCTGGACGTTGGTCACCGCTCCCGGCGACGGCACCTGGCTCGCGGCCGCCCAGGCCGTCTCGGCGCAGACCGGCCTCCCGATCCAGGCGCTGACCGCCGGCCCCGGCGGCGACCTCGCCGACGACGGCACGTGGCTCGCCAGCTGCGGCGTCGGCCCCGGCGGCGCGCTGCTGGTCCGCCCCGACGGCATCGTCGCCTGGCGCAGCGCCGGCCCGGTCGAAGACCAGACGCAGACCCTGGCCGCCGCCCTGGCCACGATCCTGCGGGGAGCCTGA
- the metK gene encoding methionine adenosyltransferase, with the protein MSRRLFTSESVTEGHPDKIADQISDGILDALLAQDPHSRVAVESLITTGQVHVAGEVTTQAYADIPRIVRDTVLNIGYDSSKKGFDGGSCGVSISIGAQSPDIAQGVDTAIELRDGSSGGGLDAQGAGDQGMMFGFACSETPELMPLPIALAHRLARRLAAVRKDGTVPYLRPDGKTQVTVEYDGLRPVRLDTVVVSSQHAAHISLDELLAPDIRDHVITPELEALDLDTEGYRLLVNPTGRFEIGGPMGDAGLTGRKIIVDTYGGYARHGGGAFSGKDPSKVDRSAAYAMRWVAKNVVAAGLAERCEAQVAYAIGKAHPVSLFVETFGTETVPLDRIEKAIGEVFDLRPAAIIRDLDLLRPIYQQTAAYGHFGRELPDLTWERTDRAADLKAAC; encoded by the coding sequence ATGTCGCGCCGTCTCTTCACCTCCGAGTCGGTCACCGAAGGTCATCCCGACAAGATCGCCGATCAGATCAGCGATGGGATCCTCGACGCGCTTCTGGCGCAGGACCCGCACAGCCGGGTCGCCGTCGAGAGCCTGATCACCACCGGCCAGGTCCACGTCGCGGGCGAGGTCACCACGCAGGCCTACGCCGACATTCCACGGATCGTGCGTGACACGGTCCTGAACATCGGTTACGACTCGTCGAAGAAGGGCTTCGACGGCGGCTCCTGCGGCGTCAGCATCTCGATCGGCGCCCAGTCGCCCGACATCGCGCAGGGCGTCGACACGGCGATCGAGCTGCGCGACGGTTCGTCCGGCGGCGGGCTCGACGCCCAGGGCGCCGGTGACCAGGGCATGATGTTCGGCTTCGCCTGCTCGGAGACGCCGGAGCTGATGCCACTGCCGATCGCGCTGGCGCACCGCCTGGCCCGTCGTCTGGCCGCCGTCCGCAAGGACGGGACGGTGCCCTACCTGCGGCCGGACGGCAAGACCCAGGTCACCGTCGAGTACGACGGTCTCCGCCCGGTCCGGCTCGACACCGTCGTGGTCTCCTCGCAGCACGCGGCCCACATCTCCCTGGACGAACTACTCGCCCCGGACATCCGGGACCACGTGATCACGCCGGAGTTGGAGGCGCTCGACCTCGACACCGAGGGTTACCGGCTACTGGTCAACCCGACCGGGCGGTTCGAGATCGGTGGCCCGATGGGCGACGCGGGCCTGACCGGACGGAAGATCATCGTCGACACCTACGGCGGGTACGCCCGGCACGGTGGTGGTGCGTTCTCGGGGAAGGACCCGTCGAAGGTCGACCGGTCGGCGGCGTACGCGATGCGGTGGGTGGCGAAGAACGTGGTCGCCGCGGGCCTGGCGGAACGGTGTGAGGCGCAGGTGGCGTACGCCATCGGCAAGGCCCACCCGGTGAGCCTGTTCGTGGAGACGTTCGGCACCGAGACGGTGCCGCTGGACCGGATCGAGAAGGCGATCGGCGAGGTCTTCGACCTGCGCCCGGCGGCGATCATCCGTGACCTGGACCTGCTGCGCCCGATCTACCAGCAGACGGCGGCCTACGGCCACTTCGGCCGTGAGCTCCCGGACCTGACCTGGGAGCGCACGGACCGGGCCGCCGACCTCAAGGCCGCCTGTTGA
- a CDS encoding SRPBCC family protein yields MAGHTDNAVVINAPFDLVWDLTNDVPNWPSLFSEYASTEVLSTSADGAVVFRLTMHPDPAGRVWSWVSERVPDHGERVVRARRLETGAFKYMNLFWEYTEIPDGGVRMRWVQDFEMRPGGHADDEAMTAHLNRTTREQQARIREIVEKAAAERGQS; encoded by the coding sequence ATGGCCGGACACACGGACAACGCCGTTGTCATCAACGCACCGTTCGACCTGGTCTGGGACCTGACCAACGACGTGCCGAACTGGCCCTCCCTGTTCAGCGAGTACGCCAGCACGGAAGTGCTCTCGACGTCCGCCGACGGCGCTGTCGTCTTCCGCCTGACGATGCACCCCGATCCGGCCGGCCGGGTCTGGAGCTGGGTCTCCGAGCGGGTGCCCGACCACGGCGAGCGGGTGGTGCGGGCACGGCGGCTGGAGACCGGCGCCTTCAAGTACATGAACCTGTTCTGGGAGTACACCGAGATCCCGGACGGCGGCGTGCGGATGCGGTGGGTGCAGGACTTCGAGATGCGCCCGGGCGGGCACGCCGACGACGAGGCCATGACCGCACACCTCAACCGGACCACACGCGAGCAACAGGCACGCATCCGGGAGATCGTGGAGAAGGCCGCGGCCGAACGCGGGCAGTCATGA
- a CDS encoding ketosynthase chain-length factor, giving the protein MTTVVTGVGVAAPNGLGRDAFWAATVAGVGGIGPISRFDPSDYPAQLAGEVPGYAAAEHIPSRLMAQTDHMTRLALTAAQWALADASVDPSALPEFGMGVVTASASGGFEFGHRELEKLWSKGSEHVSAYQSFAWFYAVNTGQISIRHGMRGPTGVLVTEQAGGLDAVAQARRQVRKGVQLVMTGGVDASLCPWGWTAQLANGLLSTGRDPATAFLPFDANASGYVPGEGGAILVLEDERAAARRGAAVYGVIAGYGATFDPRPGSGRPPGLRRAAEMALSDAGLTPADIDVVFADGAGVAELDRVEAEAITAVFGARGVPVTAPKTMTGRLYSGGAALDLVSALLSIRHGVIPPTTNIRQPAEGLQLDLVRDVARETPVRAALVLARGYGGFNAAMVVTDERNGR; this is encoded by the coding sequence ATGACCACTGTCGTCACCGGGGTCGGCGTGGCCGCGCCCAACGGGCTGGGCCGCGACGCCTTCTGGGCGGCCACCGTCGCCGGGGTGGGCGGCATCGGGCCGATCAGCCGTTTCGATCCTTCGGACTACCCCGCGCAGCTGGCCGGCGAGGTTCCCGGATACGCGGCGGCCGAGCACATTCCGAGCCGCTTGATGGCGCAGACCGACCACATGACCCGGCTGGCGCTGACGGCGGCGCAGTGGGCGCTGGCCGACGCGTCCGTCGACCCGTCGGCGCTGCCCGAGTTCGGCATGGGTGTCGTCACCGCCAGCGCCTCCGGTGGCTTCGAGTTCGGCCATCGTGAGCTGGAGAAGCTCTGGAGCAAGGGCTCCGAGCACGTCAGCGCGTACCAGTCGTTCGCCTGGTTCTACGCGGTCAACACCGGTCAGATCTCGATCCGGCACGGGATGCGCGGGCCGACCGGGGTGCTCGTCACCGAGCAGGCGGGCGGGCTCGACGCGGTGGCGCAGGCCCGGCGGCAGGTACGCAAGGGCGTGCAGCTGGTGATGACCGGCGGTGTCGACGCGTCGCTCTGCCCGTGGGGCTGGACGGCCCAACTCGCCAACGGCCTGCTCAGTACGGGACGCGATCCGGCCACGGCGTTCCTACCGTTCGACGCCAACGCGTCGGGTTACGTGCCGGGCGAGGGCGGGGCGATCCTCGTGTTGGAGGACGAACGCGCCGCCGCCCGACGCGGGGCCGCCGTCTACGGGGTGATCGCCGGTTACGGCGCGACGTTCGACCCCCGGCCCGGCTCCGGCCGCCCGCCGGGCCTGCGTCGCGCGGCCGAGATGGCCCTGTCCGACGCCGGTCTCACGCCAGCCGACATCGACGTCGTCTTCGCCGACGGCGCCGGGGTCGCGGAACTCGACCGCGTCGAAGCCGAGGCGATCACCGCCGTCTTCGGTGCCCGTGGGGTGCCGGTGACCGCACCCAAGACGATGACCGGCCGGCTCTACTCGGGCGGGGCGGCGCTCGACCTCGTCTCCGCGCTGCTGTCGATCCGACACGGTGTCATCCCGCCCACCACCAACATCCGCCAGCCGGCCGAGGGCCTGCAACTGGACCTGGTGCGCGACGTCGCGCGGGAGACACCCGTACGCGCGGCGCTCGTGCTCGCCAGGGGCTACGGCGGGTTCAACGCGGCCATGGTCGTGACCGACGAAAGGAATGGACGATGA
- a CDS encoding beta-ketoacyl-[acyl-carrier-protein] synthase family protein, which translates to MTSTSDRRVVITGIGVIAPGGLGTKAFWELLTAGRTATRTLSFFDATPFRSRVAAEADFDPAAEGLSPQEIRRMDRAAQMAVVCTREALADSGFEVADPTRVGVSVGTAVGATMSLEEEYVVVSDGGRKWLTDHRYATPHLYDYLVPSSFAREVAWSVDAEGPATVVSTGCTSGLDSVGHARELIREGSADVMIAGATDAPISPITVACFDAIKATTARNDDPTHASRPFDNSRDGFVLGEGSAMFVLEELEHARRRGAQIYAELVGFASRSNAFHMTGLRPDGREMAEAIRVALADARLPGDAVDYINAHGSGTKQNDRHETAAFKRSLGDHAYRTPVSSIKSMIGHSLGAIGSIEIAASALAIKHGVVPPTANLHERDPECDLDYVPLTAREQQTDVVLSVGSGFGGFQSAMLLARVA; encoded by the coding sequence ATGACGAGCACATCCGACCGTCGGGTGGTCATCACCGGGATTGGCGTCATCGCCCCCGGTGGACTGGGCACCAAGGCGTTCTGGGAACTGTTGACCGCTGGCCGTACGGCCACCCGTACCCTGTCGTTCTTCGATGCCACCCCCTTCCGGTCGCGGGTGGCCGCGGAGGCCGACTTCGACCCGGCCGCCGAGGGCCTGTCGCCGCAGGAGATCCGCCGGATGGACCGCGCGGCCCAGATGGCCGTGGTCTGCACCCGGGAGGCGCTGGCCGACAGCGGCTTCGAGGTCGCCGACCCGACCCGCGTCGGCGTCAGTGTCGGCACGGCCGTCGGGGCCACGATGAGCCTCGAAGAGGAGTACGTCGTGGTCAGCGACGGGGGCCGGAAATGGCTGACCGACCACCGGTACGCCACCCCACACCTCTACGACTATCTGGTGCCGAGCTCGTTCGCTCGTGAGGTGGCGTGGTCGGTCGATGCGGAAGGCCCGGCGACGGTGGTCTCCACCGGGTGCACGTCGGGTCTCGACTCGGTCGGTCACGCCCGGGAGCTGATCCGCGAGGGCTCGGCCGACGTGATGATCGCCGGTGCGACCGATGCCCCGATCTCGCCGATCACGGTGGCCTGCTTCGACGCGATCAAGGCGACCACGGCCCGCAACGACGACCCGACGCACGCGTCGCGGCCGTTCGACAACAGCCGCGACGGGTTCGTCCTCGGCGAGGGCTCGGCGATGTTCGTCCTCGAAGAGCTGGAGCACGCCCGCCGGCGGGGTGCGCAGATCTACGCCGAGCTGGTCGGGTTCGCCTCCCGCTCCAACGCGTTCCACATGACCGGTCTGCGACCCGACGGGCGGGAGATGGCCGAGGCCATCCGGGTCGCGCTCGCCGACGCCCGGCTGCCCGGCGACGCCGTCGACTACATCAACGCGCACGGTTCGGGGACGAAGCAGAACGACCGGCACGAGACAGCGGCGTTCAAGCGGAGCCTCGGGGACCACGCGTACCGCACACCGGTCAGTTCGATCAAGTCGATGATCGGCCACTCGCTCGGTGCCATCGGGTCGATCGAGATCGCGGCGTCGGCCCTGGCGATCAAGCACGGTGTGGTGCCGCCGACAGCCAACCTGCATGAACGCGACCCGGAGTGCGACCTCGACTACGTGCCGCTCACCGCCCGCGAGCAGCAGACCGACGTGGTGTTGAGCGTGGGCAGCGGGTTCGGCGGCTTCCAGAGCGCGATGCTCCTGGCGCGTGTGGCATGA
- a CDS encoding cupin domain-containing protein, with translation MHRQPIVKVAATDVPGINRIGGEVRILLSPKTVDATEGFMGTVRLEPGEFLAEQYNPYSDKFCYLVRGEVVIRVDGTEVKLAADEALMVRRGQRHRIVNAGGDTALIVFQISPLAPRPELGHVDTEEVPHPDSPVPQVGGVRDGWQRPTGGNK, from the coding sequence ATGCATCGGCAACCGATCGTGAAGGTCGCCGCCACCGACGTGCCCGGCATCAACCGGATCGGCGGCGAGGTGCGGATCCTGCTCAGCCCGAAGACCGTCGACGCGACGGAGGGCTTCATGGGCACGGTCCGGCTGGAGCCGGGCGAGTTCCTGGCCGAGCAGTACAACCCGTACTCGGACAAGTTCTGTTACCTGGTGCGCGGCGAGGTCGTGATCCGGGTCGACGGTACGGAGGTCAAGCTCGCGGCCGACGAGGCTCTCATGGTCCGGCGCGGCCAACGGCACCGCATCGTCAACGCCGGTGGCGACACCGCGCTGATCGTGTTCCAGATCAGTCCGCTCGCCCCGCGTCCCGAGCTGGGCCACGTCGACACCGAGGAGGTCCCGCACCCCGATTCGCCGGTGCCGCAGGTCGGCGGCGTGCGCGACGGGTGGCAGCGACCGACGGGAGGAAACAAATGA
- a CDS encoding methyltransferase — protein sequence MTDASLAAVANFDDQQALDLRERQIAVLGSAKQIANVIYVVTELGVADLLVDGPVPVARLAAATESHEDALRRILRAAAAVGIFDEQEDGSFALTPLGEGLTSARIGGLRPMVQFSGADFNRLPYAEIMHSVRTGEPAFNKVFGMGFYDYLQAHPEANRFFEGFMAHWSRRLADRFAAELAPERFGRIADIGGSNGYFLAKMLQRHPEGTGVLFDLPEVVADAEPLLKEHGVTERVEVRGGDFFTDELPAGADAYILKSIVHNWPDDTCVTLLRRIRAAIGDADSRLIAIDQIVPPRNQWDHAKIIDIDMLVLFGGKERDLREWQALFTASGFELVNTPASRGWALLEARPI from the coding sequence ATGACCGACGCCAGCCTCGCCGCCGTCGCGAACTTCGACGATCAGCAGGCGCTTGACCTGCGTGAACGGCAGATCGCGGTGCTGGGAAGCGCCAAACAGATCGCCAACGTGATCTACGTGGTCACCGAGCTCGGCGTCGCCGACCTGCTCGTCGACGGCCCGGTGCCGGTCGCCCGGCTGGCGGCGGCGACCGAGTCGCACGAGGACGCGCTGCGGCGGATCCTCCGCGCGGCCGCCGCGGTCGGCATCTTCGACGAGCAGGAGGACGGGTCGTTCGCGCTGACCCCGTTGGGCGAGGGGCTGACGTCGGCCCGGATCGGCGGCCTGCGGCCGATGGTGCAGTTCAGCGGCGCCGACTTCAACCGCCTCCCGTACGCGGAGATCATGCACAGCGTCCGCACCGGCGAGCCGGCGTTCAACAAGGTCTTCGGCATGGGCTTCTACGACTACCTCCAGGCTCACCCGGAGGCGAACCGGTTCTTCGAGGGCTTCATGGCGCACTGGAGCCGGCGGCTCGCCGACCGGTTCGCGGCGGAGTTGGCGCCCGAACGGTTCGGCCGGATCGCCGACATCGGCGGCAGCAACGGCTACTTCCTGGCCAAGATGCTCCAGCGCCACCCTGAGGGCACCGGCGTCCTCTTCGATCTGCCCGAGGTGGTGGCCGACGCCGAGCCGTTGCTCAAGGAGCACGGTGTCACCGAGCGGGTCGAGGTGCGCGGCGGTGACTTCTTCACCGACGAGCTGCCCGCCGGCGCTGACGCGTACATCCTGAAGTCGATCGTCCACAACTGGCCGGACGACACCTGCGTCACGCTGCTGCGTCGGATCCGCGCGGCGATCGGCGACGCCGACTCCCGCCTCATCGCGATCGACCAGATCGTGCCGCCGCGCAACCAGTGGGACCACGCCAAGATCATCGACATCGACATGCTGGTGCTCTTCGGCGGCAAGGAGCGCGACCTCCGCGAATGGCAAGCGCTGTTCACCGCGTCCGGTTTCGAGCTGGTCAACACCCCCGCGTCCCGCGGCTGGGCCCTGCTCGAAGCGCGTCCGATCTAG
- a CDS encoding TcmI family type II polyketide cyclase translates to MSYRALMVMRMAPGHADAVAELFAEHDKGDMPHVVGISRRTLFRYQDLYMHLLEADTDVFDKLLAARARADFQEVNRRLAAYLQRYAPDSMSELQDSKATPFYTWSPETGSIT, encoded by the coding sequence ATGTCCTACCGGGCCCTCATGGTCATGCGGATGGCCCCCGGCCACGCCGACGCGGTCGCCGAGCTCTTCGCCGAGCACGACAAGGGCGACATGCCGCACGTCGTCGGCATCTCGCGGCGCACGCTCTTCCGCTACCAGGACCTCTACATGCACCTGCTCGAGGCCGACACCGACGTCTTCGACAAGCTCCTCGCGGCCCGCGCCCGCGCGGACTTTCAGGAGGTCAACCGGCGCCTCGCGGCCTACCTGCAGCGCTACGCGCCGGACAGCATGAGCGAGCTGCAGGACTCGAAAGCCACGCCCTTCTACACCTGGAGCCCCGAGACAGGGAGCATCACGTGA
- a CDS encoding AfsR/SARP family transcriptional regulator, with amino-acid sequence MVRYEILGSLEVIHEGRICTPTPPKVRTVLALLVMRANRVVLVDSIIRELWGDDPARSAVTTVQTYIYHLRKLFAKEGIETPERTVLESRARGYLLRVEPGQLDAEVFETLLDQGRTHIESDRPEEGAEVLRRALAMWTGPVGANVTFGPALEAHAIHLQEQWIRALELRIQADITLGRHRELIGELRYLVGTYPLNEWFHRQLIVALSRSGRRGEALQAYHHLRRVLSEELGLDPSPDLQRLQREVLAAGAPLRPGLARAS; translated from the coding sequence GTGGTCAGGTACGAGATTCTCGGGTCGCTGGAAGTGATCCACGAGGGCCGGATCTGCACGCCGACGCCGCCGAAGGTGCGGACCGTGCTGGCGCTGCTGGTGATGCGGGCCAACCGGGTCGTCCTGGTCGACTCGATAATCCGAGAGCTGTGGGGTGACGATCCGGCGCGCAGTGCGGTCACCACGGTGCAGACCTACATCTACCACCTGCGCAAGCTCTTCGCGAAAGAGGGCATCGAGACCCCGGAGCGGACCGTGCTGGAGAGCCGGGCCCGCGGCTACCTGCTCAGGGTGGAGCCGGGCCAGCTCGACGCCGAGGTGTTCGAGACGCTGCTCGACCAGGGCCGCACCCACATCGAGTCGGACCGGCCCGAGGAGGGCGCGGAGGTGTTGCGGCGGGCGCTGGCCATGTGGACGGGGCCGGTGGGCGCGAACGTGACGTTCGGGCCGGCCCTGGAGGCGCACGCGATCCACCTACAGGAGCAGTGGATCCGCGCGTTGGAGCTGCGCATCCAGGCCGACATCACGCTCGGGCGCCATCGTGAGCTGATCGGCGAGCTGCGCTACCTCGTGGGTACGTACCCGCTCAACGAGTGGTTCCACCGCCAGCTGATCGTGGCGCTCAGCCGGTCGGGACGACGGGGCGAGGCGTTGCAGGCGTACCACCACCTGCGCCGGGTGCTCAGTGAGGAGTTGGGCCTGGACCCTTCGCCTGACCTCCAGCGGCTCCAGCGGGAGGTGTTGGCCGCCGGTGCGCCACTGCGCCCCGGGCTCGCCAGGGCCTCGTGA
- a CDS encoding antibiotic biosynthesis monooxygenase family protein, producing the protein MAHIGIDQPVVTMVNVFTVEPANQQKLVDILIEATDAVMSKVDGFVSANIHASLDGTRVVNYAQWKSEEHFTAMLKNPEVHPHFGEVRAIATPERHLYKVVYTEDAHV; encoded by the coding sequence ATGGCACACATCGGCATCGACCAGCCGGTCGTGACGATGGTCAACGTCTTCACCGTCGAGCCGGCCAACCAGCAGAAGCTCGTCGACATCCTGATCGAGGCAACCGACGCGGTGATGTCCAAGGTCGACGGGTTCGTGTCGGCGAACATCCACGCCAGCCTCGACGGCACCCGGGTCGTCAACTACGCGCAGTGGAAGAGCGAAGAGCACTTCACCGCGATGCTCAAGAACCCCGAGGTCCACCCGCACTTCGGCGAGGTACGCGCGATCGCCACGCCGGAACGCCACCTCTACAAAGTCGTCTACACGGAGGACGCTCATGTCTGA
- a CDS encoding class I SAM-dependent methyltransferase, producing the protein MTLTRRDINDMMQAYKKTSLLRTGVELGVFDALAEGPATASGLAPKLGIHPRGARILLDALTAIRLTDRVGGHFSLTPAAADHLVSTRPDYLGGMVKVMSSDWEWDALRDLSAAVRAGGTVLDVHAETPEYTYWEDFAAYATKVAQPTAEVMAEALAPWTKERAELDILDVACGHGVYGYTLAQHNPQAAVTSLDWPNVLAVTEKHAERLGVRDRASFLPGDMFTTDLGGPYDVVLLTNVTHHFSEDRVRELVGRLGTVVKPGGRLVIVGFTTGDESPALDPAPYLFSVLMLVWTFEGESHSVAAYNRVLAAAGFGPATVHPTDLPFRVLVAEKG; encoded by the coding sequence GTGACGCTGACCCGCCGCGACATCAACGACATGATGCAGGCGTACAAGAAGACGAGCCTGCTGCGTACCGGGGTGGAGCTGGGCGTCTTCGACGCGCTCGCCGAGGGCCCGGCGACGGCCAGCGGGCTCGCCCCGAAGCTCGGCATCCACCCGCGCGGCGCGCGCATCCTGCTGGACGCGCTCACCGCGATCCGCCTCACCGACCGGGTCGGCGGGCACTTCTCGCTCACCCCGGCGGCCGCCGACCACCTGGTCAGCACCCGTCCTGACTATCTGGGCGGAATGGTCAAGGTGATGTCGAGCGACTGGGAGTGGGACGCGCTGCGTGACCTCAGCGCCGCCGTACGGGCCGGCGGCACCGTGCTCGACGTGCACGCCGAGACCCCGGAGTACACCTACTGGGAGGACTTCGCCGCGTACGCGACGAAGGTCGCCCAGCCGACCGCTGAGGTGATGGCGGAGGCGCTCGCGCCGTGGACGAAGGAGCGCGCCGAGCTGGACATCCTCGACGTCGCCTGCGGCCACGGCGTCTACGGCTACACACTCGCGCAGCACAACCCGCAGGCGGCGGTGACCTCGCTCGACTGGCCCAACGTGCTCGCCGTGACGGAGAAGCACGCCGAGCGGCTCGGCGTGCGCGACCGGGCGTCATTCCTGCCCGGCGACATGTTCACCACCGATCTCGGCGGCCCCTACGACGTCGTGCTGCTCACCAACGTCACCCACCACTTCTCCGAGGATCGGGTGCGTGAGCTGGTGGGCCGGCTCGGCACGGTGGTCAAGCCGGGTGGACGGCTCGTCATCGTCGGCTTCACCACCGGCGACGAGTCGCCGGCACTCGACCCGGCGCCGTACCTCTTCTCGGTCCTGATGTTGGTCTGGACCTTCGAGGGGGAGTCGCACTCCGTCGCCGCCTACAACCGGGTCCTCGCCGCGGCGGGTTTCGGCCCGGCCACCGTCCACCCGACGGACCTGCCGTTCCGAGTGCTCGTCGCAGAGAAGGGATGA